The region CTACCACAAAGTTGCCGCCTTCGGCTTTACATTTTTCTATAGAATCCAGGTACAGGTTCACGGCGTCATGATCAATCAGCGGACCCATGTGGTTATGCTCATCTAGTGGATTACCGATGCGGATCTGTTTGTAGGCATTCACCAGTTTTTGTTTAAAGGCATCATAAACACTTTCATGGATGATGAGCCTGCGGGTGCTGGTACAACGCTGACCTGCAGTACCCACCGCGCCAAATACCGCGCCGATGAGCGACATATCCAAATCTGCATTCTCGCTGATAATGATGGCGTTATTACCGCCCAGCTCCAATAAGCTGGTACCCAAGCGAGCGCCCACAGCGGCACTAACGGCCTTACCCATACGGGTTGAACCGGTAGCTGATATCAGCGGTACGCGGGTATCGGCAGCCATCAGCTCGCCAATGTTACGATCGCCAATGATGAGGTTGGATACGCCTTCTTCAATATTATTCTTTTTAAATACCTCCTGCGCGATGTGCTGGCAGGCAATGGCGGTCAACGGTGTTTTTTCTGATGGTTTCCAGATGCAAACGTCGCCGCAAACCCAGGCCAGCAGGGAGTTCCAGCTCCAAACCGCCACCGGGAAGTTAAAGGCTGAGATGATACCCACAATGCCCAGCGGATGGTATTGCTCATACATGCGGTGGTTGGCCCTTTCGGAGTGCATGGTTAATCCGTACAACTGACGACTCAAACCAACGGCAAAATCGGCGATGTCGATCATCTCCTGAACCTCGCCCAGGCCTTCCTGCAGGCTTTTACCCATTTCGTAAGATACCAGGCTGCCGAGGTCGTGTTTGTGAGCGCGTAAAGCCTCGCCTATCTGGCGTACAATCTCGCCGCGTTTAGGTGCGGGGGTATTGCGCCAGGTTTTAAAAGCTTTAGCGGCTTGCTCAACTACCTGGTTATAATCGTTTTCGGAAGCGAATTTTACGGATGCTATTTTTTTGCCGTCAACCGGCGATATGATGTCTTTTATGGTAGCGCCGGCGCTGCTGCCCCAGTGATTTCCTGTACTAAAAGCATCATTAATATCGTTTATATGTAAACGTTTTAGAATGTCTGAAATATCGAGGTTCATAATTGTTACTTTTGTCAAAGGTAAAAATCTTAAGGCAATTTTTAGTTTACCCACCTTTTGCCCACGAATTGATTCTTGTTAATTATCAACGCTTTGCAAGTAAATCATGTTAAAAATGTGCGAATGTTGAAAACTAAATTGTTTATTGGAGGCTTACTTGTTGTAATTTGAACTCAATAAGTCTTTACGAAGCAATAACAATTGTTAACCTAAAGCGGATGTTCTGCAAACAAAATTGAATGGAAGAAGAATTTGAATTTGGTTTTACCGAAGATCCAAAGTTTTCGGTAGAACGGTACGAGGAGATGATCCGTAATCACGACCAGTACTTTTTTGATGCCCAGGCGTTTGAGAACATTATCGACTACTACATCGAGAAAAATGATCCGGCCAAGGCGCTGCAAGTAGCAGAATACGCCCGTAACCAACACCCTTTTGCGGCAGTTTTTTTAATTAAACAGGCACAATTGCTGGTAGTTACCAACAAAGTGACCGAGGCATTTGCGGCTTTGGAAAAAGCGGCCATGCTGGAGGCTTCTGATGCGGATATTTATATTATCCGCGGCAATCTGTACGAAAGTATGGAGCGCTATGGCGAAGCCCTGGAAAATTATGAAAAAGCATTGGGCCTGGCCGAGGAGACCGACGAAATCCTGCTGCATATTGCCTACGTATACCAGAACATGGGCGATTATGATACGGCCATAACCTATCTTAAGCTTTGCCTTAAGCAGAATATGGAAAACCAGGATGCCCTTTACGAGCTGGCTTTTTGCTATGACGTAATGGACAACCAGCAGGAGAGCGTACAGTTTTATCAGCAGTATATTGATAACGAGCCTTACAGTTATGCCGCCTGGTATAACCTGGGCAATGCCTACACCAAGCTAAGCTTATTTGAAAAAGCTATTGATGCGTATGACTATGCCATACTGATCAAAGACAGCTTTGCATCGGCCTACTTTAACAAGGGTAATGCCCTGGTTAACCTGGAAAAATATGCCGAAGCTATTGAAGTATACCGCCACACCTTTGAGTACGAGCAGCCCAATGCCGATACTTACTGCGCCATTGGCGAGTGCTACGAAAAGCTGGAGCAGATGGATGATGCACGCGCCTTTTATAAAAAATCGGTTAAGATGGATCCTAAGCTGGCCGACGCCTGGTTTGGCATAGGGGTTACGCTTGATTTTGAGGAACGCTATTTTGAGGCCCTGCATTTTTATAAAAAAGCGCTCGACCTGGATATCGCTAATGCCGACTACTGGTTTGCTATAGCCGATGCTGAGTATAAACTGGGCCACATGACCGAAGCCGAGCAGGCTTATGAAAAAGTGGTAGAGCTTAATCCGCTGGATATTGATGCCTGGCTGGATTATTCCTCCATATTGTATGAGCAGGACAGATTAACCAGCGCCATTGAGATCATATCCGAGGCTATTAAAAATAACCCCGAAGCAGCAGAGCTTTATTACCGTATGGTGGCTTATTTATTTGCCAAAGGCGAATATAACGAAGCGCTAAACCATCTGGAAATGGCCCTCACCAGCGATCCGGAAAAGCATTATATACTTTTTGATTACCTGCCGCAATTGCAAAAGAACAAGGTAATTGTGGATATTATTAATAAGTATACGAAATAAACAGATGGGCGAATGAATGAATGGCGGTTGATCTCAGTATCAGTCGCCATTTTTTATTTTTATTCAAGACGGGTGTCATGGTGAGCCCCGTCGAACCATGGTGGGAAAGGCCTCTGCGCACGAGTCTTCGACGGGGCTCAGACTGACAGCCCTTTTTACCTCGTGATCAATGCTTCCTTTAATCGCATATAAATTTTACAAAAACTTCATCATTTCCACATCTGAAATTAGCACAATTGCATAACTGAGTCATTTTTTTTTCAGATATTTGTATCGTTAGAACTTTTAGTTATAGGCTATAACCATCTATTGTATGAATTATATGATCAATGATCTACCCGAACGTACAGCTAAACCCCGCGATAAAGGCATCACCATGGTGATGGATAAAGGACTAAGTTTAAGACAAGTGGAGGATTTTCTGGAAGTAGGTGGGCCTTATACCGATATTGTTAAGTTGGGTTGGGCAACTTCTTATGTAACGCCCAACTTAACCGAGAAAATAAAGCTATACCAGGAAGCAGGTATCCCCGTATATTTTGGCGGTACTTTGTTTGAGGCTTTTATTGTACGTAACCAGTTTGATGATTACTGCCGCCTGTTAGATAAATACAAACTGGAACACTGCGAGGTGTCCGACGGATCGATCACCATTGAGCATGAGATCAAATGCGAATATATCAGTCGCCTGGCAAAACAGGTTACGGTTATATCAGAAGTAGGCTCCAAAGATGTGCAAAAGATATTTGCACCTTATAAATGGATCAAACTGATGAACGCAGAGATTGAAGCGGGGTCATGGAAGGTGATAGCCGAAGCCCGTGAAAGCGGTAATGTAGGGATCTATCGCGACTCGGGTGAGGTAAGACAGGGTTTGGTTGATGAGATACTAACCCAGATACCCGAAGGCACGATTATTTGGGAAGCCCCGCAAAAAGCGCAGCAGGTATGGTTTATTAAGCTGATAGGCGCCAACGTGAGCCTGGGTAATATTGCACCAACAGATATTATTCCGCTGGAAACATTAAGATTAGGTATCCGCAGCGATACTTTCGACCATTTTTTGAATTTATAACTGATCTTACTAGATAAATTAAGAAGTCTCCGGATTAATTTCTGGAGGCTTTTTTTGTTTAAAGGCTTAGTCAGGGCCTTCTATAGTGCGTCATTGCGAGGTACGAAGCAATCCCCGACATACAAGGCGAATAATGTAAGTCTTAGAGAAGAGAAAAAGAAAAAAACTCTCTAAGCCCTACGGCAGCAAAGACGTAATGTGTTCTAATATATCTTCCATATCTATACATTATCTGCATGTTTAATCAATAATATAATTATTAAGCTACTGTAAATAAATTTTCTATAAATAATACAAAGTAATTTAATAATTATATATATTAGTAAATCGTTTTATCAATATATGATTTGTGAAGTTGTTTTAGGCGATAGGGGAAAGTGCTTTTTATGATTGGGCCGTAAGGCATGTATTAATTATGAAACTTATCAAATTAACCTTATAAAACACCACACTATGAAAATCAAAACTACGTTTTTGAGCGCCCTGCTGCTCGGGGCCGTCATGTCCTGTTCAAAGCAAACTCAAATTACAGATCAATTCAAAAACGATCCTCAGAAAAACAGCAAACTGGCTACCCAGGCCGATACCCCGCTTACCTGGCAGGAGCATTGGTTTGAACACAATCAGTTACTTAACCGCGTATTCAGCGATACCAGTGTAGCGGTTTATTACGATAATGATGTTGACCGCAGCATTACCTGGCCCTACACCTACCTGGCACAAGTTTGGAACTACACTAAGAAAACTTACGGCTCATTTGGAGCAGAAACCCGGCTATATGTAATATTACATACTGCCAAATACAGTGGTGGCCACCCCAGTACGTACATGGATGGCAGTCACGATTACCGGAACGTAATTGACTGCGGATCAAATAGTACAACCGCCTGGACAGCGGGAACCGGCAACGATCTTGACCTTACCACCCATGAAGTTGGGCATATTGTAGAAGGAGCCTCTAAAAATGTGCATAACTCGCCGGCTTTTGGTATCTGGCATGATAGCAAATGGATGGAAATGTACATTTATGACGTGTATCTTGGTCTGGGCCGAACATCTGATGCCCAACGCTGGTATAACCTGGTATTAAATAACTCCGATACCTATCCTCGCGCCAATACCCATTGGTTTAAAGATTGGTTTTATCCGCTGTATACCCAATACGGAAAAACCGCTGTGCTTAATAAATATTTTACTTTGCTGGCGGCCAATTTTCCAAAACACACCGTTTCAAACGGCGTAACCAATATCAGCGAGTATACCCGGGGAATGAATTTTGGCGAATTTGTACATTTCTGGAGCGGTGCCGCCGGCGCCGATCTGAAACAGCTGGCTTTGACCGCTTTTGGAAACAAAGATGAACAAGGCAACGACTGGACCGTACAACTGGAGCAAGCAAAAGCAACATTCCCCAACGTAACTTATCCTGGTAGTACCCCAACAACTGTTACCCTTACCGTTAGCAAAGAAAACAGTGGTGGCCCGGGCGCAGCCGAAGGCTCGCTAAAAATGATTGATGGCAACCTGACATCCAAATTTTTTGTGGCAGGTTATGATACAGGTTTCTGGGCGCAGTTAACCTACCCATCGGCAGTGGTACTCAAAGG is a window of Mucilaginibacter inviolabilis DNA encoding:
- the amaB gene encoding L-piperidine-6-carboxylate dehydrogenase; translation: MNLDISDILKRLHINDINDAFSTGNHWGSSAGATIKDIISPVDGKKIASVKFASENDYNQVVEQAAKAFKTWRNTPAPKRGEIVRQIGEALRAHKHDLGSLVSYEMGKSLQEGLGEVQEMIDIADFAVGLSRQLYGLTMHSERANHRMYEQYHPLGIVGIISAFNFPVAVWSWNSLLAWVCGDVCIWKPSEKTPLTAIACQHIAQEVFKKNNIEEGVSNLIIGDRNIGELMAADTRVPLISATGSTRMGKAVSAAVGARLGTSLLELGGNNAIIISENADLDMSLIGAVFGAVGTAGQRCTSTRRLIIHESVYDAFKQKLVNAYKQIRIGNPLDEHNHMGPLIDHDAVNLYLDSIEKCKAEGGNFVVEGGKLEGDNYSSGCYVKPCIAEVENHFKIVQHETFAPILYLIKYSTLEEAIDLQNGVPQGLSSAIMTNNLREAEQFLSYAGSDCGIANVNIGTSGAEIGGAFGGEKETGGGRESGSDAWKVYMRRQTNTINYSKTLPLAQGIKFDL
- a CDS encoding tetratricopeptide repeat protein → MEEEFEFGFTEDPKFSVERYEEMIRNHDQYFFDAQAFENIIDYYIEKNDPAKALQVAEYARNQHPFAAVFLIKQAQLLVVTNKVTEAFAALEKAAMLEASDADIYIIRGNLYESMERYGEALENYEKALGLAEETDEILLHIAYVYQNMGDYDTAITYLKLCLKQNMENQDALYELAFCYDVMDNQQESVQFYQQYIDNEPYSYAAWYNLGNAYTKLSLFEKAIDAYDYAILIKDSFASAYFNKGNALVNLEKYAEAIEVYRHTFEYEQPNADTYCAIGECYEKLEQMDDARAFYKKSVKMDPKLADAWFGIGVTLDFEERYFEALHFYKKALDLDIANADYWFAIADAEYKLGHMTEAEQAYEKVVELNPLDIDAWLDYSSILYEQDRLTSAIEIISEAIKNNPEAAELYYRMVAYLFAKGEYNEALNHLEMALTSDPEKHYILFDYLPQLQKNKVIVDIINKYTK
- a CDS encoding phosphosulfolactate synthase, translated to MNYMINDLPERTAKPRDKGITMVMDKGLSLRQVEDFLEVGGPYTDIVKLGWATSYVTPNLTEKIKLYQEAGIPVYFGGTLFEAFIVRNQFDDYCRLLDKYKLEHCEVSDGSITIEHEIKCEYISRLAKQVTVISEVGSKDVQKIFAPYKWIKLMNAEIEAGSWKVIAEARESGNVGIYRDSGEVRQGLVDEILTQIPEGTIIWEAPQKAQQVWFIKLIGANVSLGNIAPTDIIPLETLRLGIRSDTFDHFLNL
- a CDS encoding discoidin domain-containing protein, with translation MKIKTTFLSALLLGAVMSCSKQTQITDQFKNDPQKNSKLATQADTPLTWQEHWFEHNQLLNRVFSDTSVAVYYDNDVDRSITWPYTYLAQVWNYTKKTYGSFGAETRLYVILHTAKYSGGHPSTYMDGSHDYRNVIDCGSNSTTAWTAGTGNDLDLTTHEVGHIVEGASKNVHNSPAFGIWHDSKWMEMYIYDVYLGLGRTSDAQRWYNLVLNNSDTYPRANTHWFKDWFYPLYTQYGKTAVLNKYFTLLAANFPKHTVSNGVTNISEYTRGMNFGEFVHFWSGAAGADLKQLALTAFGNKDEQGNDWTVQLEQAKATFPNVTYPGSTPTTVTLTVSKENSGGPGAAEGSLKMIDGNLTSKFFVAGYDTGFWAQLTYPSAVVLKGYALTSGNDAPDRDPKSWKLMGSNDGSNFTQLDVRTNESFPSRNQTKSYTFTNSTAYKYYRLYITANNGSPDFQLSEWAVSQ